A region of the Chaetodon trifascialis isolate fChaTrf1 chromosome 7, fChaTrf1.hap1, whole genome shotgun sequence genome:
aaaaatgactcaCCTGagtcttctcctctttttcactCATCAGGGGAAAACAGTACGTGAAGCACAATGGGACCATTCCAAGAATATGAGGTGAGTCCTATCATTGCTCCTGGTCACTGCTGATAGATTCATGTTGAATCAGTCTTTTCCAAGAAGAACTGTCTTTTTTTGGAAGCAGTGTAAAGAAAACCATTGGTAAACTGTGACCTTACAGTTATCATCATAAGGCAAACAACCAACAAAATGAGCAAATTTAGGTCTTTTATGAATTGAGAAATAGCTCTGACAGAAGTTGCTTTGAACAGGAAAAGAAGTCACCGGAGAAAGGAAGCCCTCGCAGCCGCATCCCACGTTTGGTCCTCCATCCCTTCCGACCAAAGGACAAAGGCTCGCCTCTGTCTGATTCGCCTttttcagaggaggaggggaaggagtgTGACATCAGCTCAGACCACTCCAAAAGGACCATCAGCACCAACAGCTTTTGCTCAGGTAAGAAGTTCAGCTGCAGTCTGAGGACAGCTGGCTTCATCACTGAAAGCTCACAGATAGTTTGAACACCATTTACAGGCTGTCAGGTGCAAGattgtgttgcatttttctcAGTTGGTTGAGCAAACATAAAATCCTTACTGTGTGTGAAGAAAGCAGTGGTGGCAGAAGTGTAAAAATCAGTGTAAAAATattccattacaagtaaaagcccTGCAAAATACTCCAAAAAGCAGCCACAAGAAACTTTCTATTTTTGATGAATCTGGAGGCCCTTTTGGACAGCATATGAGAGAAAGATGCAACATGTTTTTTcgtaatgtttttctttttaaacacaaCCGTTTACAGGAGACATGAGGTAATGTATCAGGTCAGGGGATATCAGCTGCTGTACCAgataaatgtagaaaaaaaaaaaaaaaaaaaaggcacaataTTCCCCTCTGACATGGAGTGGAGTATAAGTGttaagcagcagaaaatggaaacacttAAGTAAAATGATACTTGATTCAGTATTTCACCTTATTTTTTAGCACAGCGTGCTGGATTAAGCAACCTTGCACACAgttatgtttattttatgtacTGTCCTCATAAATTGTCTTCCataacagagaaaatgaaagacaaaaactacACAGCaaagattctgtgtgtgtgtgtgtgtgtgtgtgtgtgtgtgtgtgtgtgtgtgtgtgtgtgtgtgcgtgtgtgtgtgtgtgtgtgtgtgtgtgtgtgtgcactgtgtaaACTACTTAATGAAAGTGACAAGCTATTGTGAAAGCTGTCATGCTATCTGTCAGATAACACCCGGGCTGAACCTTGAGCTCTGGCTGACTGCTTGTGTTCGCTGCCTGCCCCACGCTGCCTGTTCTTGGCTattactgtctgtgtgcctgtttaCAATAGATGACACCGGCTGCCCCACTAGTCAGTCTGTGTCCCCCTCCAAAACCCCGTCAGGCTCAGAGCAGAGTGCCCACAGCTCGCCGATACTCCCCGAGCGCAAGACCAAAGTGAAGAGGGTGAGGGTGATGGCGGAGTGGAGCGGCGAACCACGGAGTGCCCCGAGACACAAGAGGGAGCTGAGGTCGGCTATGAAAGCCAGAGGTAAAGAAGAATACCGAGATGAagataaaaagattaaaaaaaaaaaaaaaaaaagacattttgttctttcagaaaaagcagaatgaGGATCAACAACATTGAAAATCTTTACTGTAGACCTGCAGTGTGATCATCTGATTTTATACTGTGTGGAAATAATCTGACTTGTGTGTGGTGATTCTACATTAACCTTTTTTTTacatgcacagacttatatacgTTGCCTATACATACTGATGCATGCCAGCGGTTCCCCCAAGACCAAAGTACAATAACTGTATTTGTCACATGTCAGCAGCCAGCAGATTCCCTGATATGTTGACTGGGACAAACACTGACTGGGAAGCAGCTGTTTGCCTAAAAGGGGAATAATAAGTGGAGTGAACCATCGTTCATGCATCTGTGCTCTCAGCACATTTagaaacagcaacagcacactCCAGCCTGTATCCTGAAATTAAAATTCTTCCCTTTTAATCtggggaaggagaaaaaaaaactgcttcatCATGAGTCAAAATGAGGAAgaaagctgattggttgaggaAAAGGTTTGGGAGCTTAGCCAATTAGGCTGATTAGCAGGAGGTTACTACACTGACTGAATTTGCACAGACCCTCAGTTGACTCACCAAGTGGTGGAGGATCACTTAGTTTTGAAcaattttatttgtcacagTCGTCACTGGACAGAGTAACATGGTTTTGTTTGATGGGAAAAGATGCTACTCAGGTATGGTTTTAAAATTGACATTtattatttagcattttaatgCAATATTTAGTGACCATTTTGCTCTGCTTAAACATTGAAATTGGTGATGTTCCAGGCTTCAGTATTGTGCTGAGGCCTTCTGTATACAGTGACTGTCTGTCTTGTAACATTTAAGCGGAGCCGATCGGTGTAACACGTAATGACTGGATATTATTGGCTAATTCTGGACTGATAATGCCATTTGTAATCACATGAAGTAATCTGTGTGCCCTGTGCTTCAAACTCACACTGGTCTAAAGAGTATAGATTACGGGTAGCCCACAAGCAGCCCATCCAAAAGATGCATGAGAATATCTGTTTCAGGCTGTGATATCTGATTGGTCCCTCCATCAGGAAGACTTAACGTAAGTCCTGCTCACAGAAACTGTAACATGATAGTCCTGCTTTAGCATGCACTTGATCCTAACAGGTCTACATATGAGAAGGTGCTTAATAAAGGAGAGGCAACAAGAGTAAAACTGGACCCAGATGGACAATGTATTTCTATGATAACAGAAAAAGAGTACATATTTGCATTTATGAGGGGCTAAATGTTGATGTTTGAGACGTAAAGTGAGACTATAGCGCCTTCTGAACAGCCACTGAGAGTGACTGGAATGGGATGGGACCACAAGCAGGAAATAACAAACCTGTTTTCCTGATGAGGTACAATGTGTTTACATCTTTTTCCCTTTTGGTTTCAAAGCTGTGACCTGGTTAAGTATGGTATGACATTAGCGCAAAAATGTATTAAGGACAGCAAACTGGCTCAATATCAAAAGTCTGCTAATATTAGGTAATGCTTGGTAACAATAGCCTTCATAAACATTCAGTCATACCAGACCAACAATGGTTTTGGCACCAAAACCCTTCATTATGTTGAGCTGGGCAagagtgtgttttatttcttatgAATTGAGCGTTTCATTGAAGGAGGGAGATTGTGTTTGATTGCCTTTCAATAGCTAAAGTCTGGCTTTAAGTGTGATAGTATGCTAATGTGGTGATGCTTCTCTCTGCAGGTAGTGAGGCAGACTTCAGCTCTtccagcagcacaggcagcCTAAAGGCCAGGGGGAGCCtctctttcagttcagctgGAAAGAAAGCCCCTTCACGCAGGTATGAGGTGCATGCATATGTAGTCTGCTGGGATTAGATTAGACTAAAACAGTTCGCCTAAAATGTGTTCATCATGCATTTaaattttctcctttttttttttttttggaattgacAAGTTAatgaatttttttcttttatcaagtCGCGGTGCCCACATCAGACCACTTCCAGTGTTCAAACCAGCCGGGAGCCCTACAACCAACCGCGATGCAGAACTCTACGCTCCCTACAGGACTCCTCCTAGACCTGCCTCCTCAACCAACAGTAGCAGCTGCAACTCCAGCCCCACCTCCAGGTACCAAACCTGGCTCAGTTTCAGTAAtcacatcaatcaatcaatcaatcaatcaaagacTGTGGTTTTAAATTTGAGGGAGTTTttgatcagtcatgtgacctcCTGGTCATGTTTACCGTTCCACTTTTCTACACTGGGTTCATTACATATCCATGCTTGCCTGTTTGAGGGAGATGCAACTTGATTTTGGAGACTACAGATATTTGGACTGTAGCTCAGGCAACGTGCAGAGTGAGTGGGATGCTGGATTAAGCTCAGACAGTTTTATCATTTCCTCTCTTGCACCCGTCTGGGATTATATCGGTCATGATTTGGCTGTGGTTGGGATTAATGAAGATTTAACATAGCAAATGTCTGACTATGGGACCCAGGCAGTGGCCCTACTGACTGCAACTGACTCTTAACTGGATTAGAGTGAATGCACCTTGGTTTGGAAGAGAGAACAAGGTCATAAATATTTCAGTATGGCAGAACTGATGTGTGAACTGAATAGCCTGAAGCATAAAAATGTTTGGGACCCCCATGAATTTCCTACACGGTGCTCCAGGCTGCATATTTAGAAGGTTTACTTCTTAGGGTTAATGTCTGTTGGCAGCTCAGCCCTGCATAAGATTTACCCCTAAAAATTCTCTGCAGTataaatgacaaacattcaACCCATGCCTTTTGAATTTTCATGCAGTAGCAGAATTTGCCTTCTGTATCTCATTTACAGCTTCCATGAATGCATTATTACCCTCCACTCTTGTCACATTAAGGCATTTCCTCTCTGCCTGGCTAAGTGTCATGTGACATCTTTTCCTCTCACATGCTACCTTCTGCTGGGCTGTTGCTATTTCTGGCAGGATGCAGCGCACTCACATGAAAGCCTCAAGTATCCCAGGTTGCTAGGATATTGTGCTAGTGGAAGAGAGGGGCTTACATGCTGCTTTGCATTTTATCCAAATCCACCCACTCATCCTCTGCAGACAAAACATGAATCCTTTTATCAGTTCTCTTTGAGCATGATAAAACACTGGTCACAGGACATGCAAAGGGCATTTGCATGCTAATGCAGTTAGCTCCTAgtttagggttttttttgttgttgtttttttctcttgtaaGGTGATTCCTTTCCTTGCAGACTATGCTTGTATTGAGATAAACCAGCATTTCAGGGGTTTTTTGCCTCTACTCAACATGCCACTAATCCTGCGTCAGACAGTAATTCCAGGCTTCAGAGAGCATCTGCCCTGACAGCACTCTGTCAGACAAATTACTGTCTACAGGGAGCGATTTTACTTTTAATCGCCAAATTGGTTCGTTTTCTGCTGTGCTTCAAAGAGTTTAGCTAGGAACTGATGGGTAATGTTGGTTCTGCAGGGCTAAGTGTTTCTTTAACCAACATGTTTCTGTGGCCAACAGAAGAGCAGGCTTGGGCCGCTACCACTCCTGTGGAGACAACCATGGCATCAGACCCCCAAACCCAGAGCAGTATCTCACCCCTCTGCAGCAGAAGGAAGTGGCCATCAGACACCTGAAGACCAAACTGATGGAGTCTGAGAATAGAGTCCATGACAGGTTAGTTAATTAAGATTTAGCAGAACAGTAGCCCCTGTGACTGTATCTATAGCTAATTATGGTTTTAAGGCAGGATGATAGTGGTCGTgtcaggggaaaaaacaaaactatggTTGTGAGGTAATGCCTActacacactgcagctctgctcaacCATTAAAATCCTGTGAAGTGTGAAGCCACTGGAAAATGACCATTACATAAGATAAAAACCAGCATGATGCTGCTAGTTATATCTTGCAAGAAATATGGACTGTACATAAGACAAACAAGGCAACATGTTCAAAACCGTAGGCTTCCTGATTCATCTGCTTTGTATCTTTAAATAATTCTAGAAATAGTTCTGCATTGTATTGTAAATTATTCAATTACTTTCCTTCTCAACAAAAGCTGCCAAATATGAATCTAAAGCTTgttatcttagtttagcataaaaaTTGGACACTGTTGAGAaatagctagcctggctctgtccaaagataacaGAATCCACTTACTGCCTACAGTTCACCCAAAACCAAAACGTGCtgtctttggactgtttctTTTGTCCAGATTTAACCAATAATGTGAGGTTTGGAGGTGCACATGCTCCAGATGTTGTGTGGGACTGGTTGTAAACATACACTGCGGGAGATAGCCGGCTAACAACAACAGTCCACAAATTAAACAGCTTCATAACTTAACACGTTCTTTTCTTAACCTCTCAATATCCTTGCTCTTaactgcagctgagcagcatcacCCCTTCCCTGCTGCttgcattattattatgtgAATCTAATAGCCAGCTGGCCGCAGCTTTATCTTTAGCAGATAGATATGAGTGGTATTgatctcatctaactctgggCACGAAAGTACAAAGGCATATTTTCCAAACTGTTAAGTAACTGGATATTTTCCTTCCTCCTGattagagagacagagattgaGGAACTTAAGGCTCAGCTCAGCAGAATGCGGGAAGACTGGATTGAAGAGGAGTGTCACCGGGTGGAGGCTCAGCTGTCCCTCAAAGAGGCTCGCAAAGAGATCAAGCAGCTGCGTCAGGTGGTGGAAACGATGAAGAGCAGCTTGATGGAGAAGGACAAGGGAATACAGAAGTATTTCATCGACATCAACATCCAAAACAGGAAGTTGGAATCCCTGCTCCAAAGCATGGAGCTTGCCCAGAGTGGCGCCAACCTCCAAGACGAAAACACCTTGGACTTTATTTGTGACAGCCCTGATAGTGGCGGAAAGAAGACGgtaggggaggaagagggagggatggagctGGGAGAACAAGGGGCAGAGGCGATGGCGGACAGCGGGCTACTGCTAAATGATGAGATGGCCAACAGAGCGGACATTTTGGAGCAGGTCTTCATGTCCACTGCGGTGGATTTCAGTCAGGACTCTGGTGGTAAGCTGAGGGCAGGGACAGATGAACCTGGGGTGTCTGCACTGTCAGAAGAAGGACAGTTGATCAATGAATCTACTGAACCCCCACCAACTCTACCGAATATAGTTTCCACCACCGTCTCCATCTCTTCAAGCACACTTCCCCCTCAGAATGCAGAAGATAAAGGAATCCAGACGGATATAACGCCCATGTCTCCAGACCTGCAggctctgctcctccagctgctcaaGTTCCATGGGGCAACAGTGGGGGACACAGTTCTATCAGCCTCCAGCAGTCTTCTGGGCCTCCCACACCTGCCCACCTCTACTTCCACCACTGCCAATCTCCTTGATTCgacccctcctccaccctgcacGCCCAGTCCTGCTCCCCCTGACACCCCCGACACCTCCTCTGATTCTGGCATGTGCTGCTCGGAACCTGCGGAGAGCCGACGGTtcatggaggagctggactTTAATGTCGGTGAGGAGGAACCGTGTCTGTCACCAGGACTGGATGTGGTTGGCAAGCGTTACTGGAGCAACAGCTTCCTGGTGGATCTGGTAGCAGTGGCAGGCCCTGTGCTACCCACTGTAGCCTGGCTGTACTCGCGACATGGTGTGGACGGATGTGCTCCAGTGTACAATATTGCTGCTCTCATCAGGGGCTGTTGCATCATGGGACTGCACTCTCTTCGTCACGTCGCTCACAGGCCTAATGCATAAAGGCTTCCACCCCGCATGCACACGCCTAACCTTGAACTACAAGCACTTAAGCATCTTTTCAACAGTATTTGTGAGATTTGTTGCATTCCTTTGTTAAACACTTGATGACATTAATGCAGTTATTTTGGTTCCAgcactgtttgtttgcactGTGCAGTTACCATGAGCTGAAACAAAATGGTGACTTGAAAGGGATTATTTTTAACAGGggttatttatatatttatttatcatttacatGTATAAGCTGATCATCTGGGTAGATGGTTATGTGTTATCATTGTCCGGTGGTGTCCCAAGTTGTCCTtgtgtttgagaaaaaaaaagttccttATGTTAGGAGGTGAAAGATTGAAAGTTAGTTTCTGTTTGATGGGTTCTGAAAATTCAACTGTTTTTGAGTTATTGTTCAAAAGAAACCTTAAACCTTCAGCCAAAGCTTTAATGTGAGTTCACTGTTATTGTTTTGTGAAGAAGTATAAATTATTTTTAGAGCTTTATTCGGTACAGCCTGTGTATTGTTCCATAGAAATAAGTTGGCGCTTCAAAGCAAATGACACTTGTTATGTGCCTGAGCTATGTGCAATACTGGTGGTTTACATCAAACGTCCTTGTATCTTTATTATTAAAGCATGATAAATTCTGGCCATGTGTTGTGACTCGTGGCATTTTTGATCAAACAGGTTTGCAATGTGGGAGTGTCAAGTTTGACTTGTTATGTAAGACGTAAGTTAAAAATGCTAGCAAAGACTGGCAGAGCCGAGGTTTCACTTGCACAAGATGTTCACATAAATTAATAAAGGGGACAATATGAACCAAGTGCAACCAAGCGGTGGTCTCATGACAGTTCATCTTACATAAAAGCTTTCTCAGCCTGTATTCTCAGACATCCCTTGGGTTGTGGGTTTGACAATGTAAAGTGCATTAGCTCCACTTTACTGGCATCTCTCAGAAGCTGTGAAATGCTGTCTGTGTCCTTTATACCAGTAAGAACTGGGTCAGTGCCAGAGAAGATGCAAAAACTACAAATGCTTTTAGTCATTACACAATATCTCCCCATATTCAATGATAATTGTAGAAAAAGCTGATTAAGTCTAAATGAACAAAGGCTTGGCATCTTTGCCATGATTACTCCGTTTCCCA
Encoded here:
- the sybu gene encoding syntabulin isoform X2 yields the protein MGPFQEYEEKKSPEKGSPRSRIPRLVLHPFRPKDKGSPLSDSPFSEEEGKECDISSDHSKRTISTNSFCSGSEQSAHSSPILPERKTKVKRVRVMAEWSGEPRSAPRHKRELRSAMKARGSEADFSSSSSTGSLKARGSLSFSSAGKKAPSRSRGAHIRPLPVFKPAGSPTTNRDAELYAPYRTPPRPASSTNSSSCNSSPTSRRAGLGRYHSCGDNHGIRPPNPEQYLTPLQQKEVAIRHLKTKLMESENRVHDRETEIEELKAQLSRMREDWIEEECHRVEAQLSLKEARKEIKQLRQVVETMKSSLMEKDKGIQKYFIDINIQNRKLESLLQSMELAQSGANLQDENTLDFICDSPDSGGKKTVGEEEGGMELGEQGAEAMADSGLLLNDEMANRADILEQVFMSTAVDFSQDSGGKLRAGTDEPGVSALSEEGQLINESTEPPPTLPNIVSTTVSISSSTLPPQNAEDKGIQTDITPMSPDLQALLLQLLKFHGATVGDTVLSASSSLLGLPHLPTSTSTTANLLDSTPPPPCTPSPAPPDTPDTSSDSGMCCSEPAESRRFMEELDFNVGEEEPCLSPGLDVVGKRYWSNSFLVDLVAVAGPVLPTVAWLYSRHGVDGCAPVYNIAALIRGCCIMGLHSLRHVAHRPNA
- the sybu gene encoding syntabulin isoform X1 is translated as MGPFQEYEEKKSPEKGSPRSRIPRLVLHPFRPKDKGSPLSDSPFSEEEGKECDISSDHSKRTISTNSFCSDDTGCPTSQSVSPSKTPSGSEQSAHSSPILPERKTKVKRVRVMAEWSGEPRSAPRHKRELRSAMKARGSEADFSSSSSTGSLKARGSLSFSSAGKKAPSRSRGAHIRPLPVFKPAGSPTTNRDAELYAPYRTPPRPASSTNSSSCNSSPTSRRAGLGRYHSCGDNHGIRPPNPEQYLTPLQQKEVAIRHLKTKLMESENRVHDRETEIEELKAQLSRMREDWIEEECHRVEAQLSLKEARKEIKQLRQVVETMKSSLMEKDKGIQKYFIDINIQNRKLESLLQSMELAQSGANLQDENTLDFICDSPDSGGKKTVGEEEGGMELGEQGAEAMADSGLLLNDEMANRADILEQVFMSTAVDFSQDSGGKLRAGTDEPGVSALSEEGQLINESTEPPPTLPNIVSTTVSISSSTLPPQNAEDKGIQTDITPMSPDLQALLLQLLKFHGATVGDTVLSASSSLLGLPHLPTSTSTTANLLDSTPPPPCTPSPAPPDTPDTSSDSGMCCSEPAESRRFMEELDFNVGEEEPCLSPGLDVVGKRYWSNSFLVDLVAVAGPVLPTVAWLYSRHGVDGCAPVYNIAALIRGCCIMGLHSLRHVAHRPNA